From a single Azospirillum fermentarium genomic region:
- a CDS encoding ABC transporter ATP-binding protein, whose product MSTEPLLTVEDLHAFYGRAHILHGVSLSVAAGEVVALMGRNGAGKSTTLRAIMGLVENRRGRVTFAGQDTSRLPPHRIARLGLGYVPEDRRVFAGLTVLENLEVGRRPPRADAPAWTAERLFDLFPNLAEMRHRPGGRMSGGEQQMLTIARTLMGNPRLILLDEPSEGLAPRIVEMMAEAIATVKREGLAVLLCEQSLPFAGLVADRAVVIATGNVRHIGPMADLMADGETRRAYLAV is encoded by the coding sequence ATGAGCACCGAGCCGTTGCTGACGGTGGAGGATCTCCACGCCTTCTACGGCCGTGCCCACATCCTGCACGGCGTCTCCCTGTCGGTGGCGGCGGGGGAGGTGGTGGCGCTGATGGGCCGCAACGGTGCGGGCAAATCCACGACGCTGCGCGCCATCATGGGTTTGGTGGAGAACCGCCGCGGGCGCGTGACCTTTGCCGGCCAGGATACGTCACGCCTGCCCCCCCACCGCATCGCCCGGCTGGGGCTGGGGTATGTGCCCGAAGACCGGCGTGTCTTCGCCGGTCTGACCGTGCTGGAAAACCTGGAGGTGGGGCGCCGCCCGCCGCGGGCGGACGCGCCGGCCTGGACCGCCGAGCGGCTGTTCGACCTGTTCCCCAATCTGGCCGAGATGCGCCACCGCCCCGGCGGGCGCATGAGCGGCGGCGAGCAGCAGATGCTGACCATCGCCCGCACCCTGATGGGCAACCCGCGCCTGATCCTGCTGGATGAACCGTCGGAGGGGCTGGCCCCCCGCATCGTGGAGATGATGGCGGAGGCCATCGCCACCGTGAAGCGCGAGGGGCTGGCGGTGCTGCTGTGCGAACAGAGCCTGCCCTTTGCCGGGCTGGTGGCCGACCGCGCCGTGGTGATCGCAACGGGGAATGTGCGGCACATCGGGCCGATGGCGGATCTGATGGCCGATGGGGAAACGCGGCGGGCCTATCTGGCGGTGTAG
- a CDS encoding ABC transporter ATP-binding protein produces MTVLAVSGLAKAYGGVQAVRGVSFTLAAGEMLALIGPNGAGKSTCFNMLNGQVRPDAGSVRLLGREIAGLPPRAVWRLGVGRTFQITATFAGMTVAENVQTALLSHHRRLLGWWRPAARLYRDEAMDLLARVGMGGQADRPAAVLAYGDLKRLELALALANGPKLLLMDEPAAGMAPAEREALMHLTAGVAREQGVAVLFTEHDMDAVFAHAHRIIVMHQGALIAEGSPAAVRADPQVQAVYLGSGALFGGGKP; encoded by the coding sequence ATGACCGTGCTGGCGGTGTCCGGGCTGGCCAAGGCGTACGGCGGGGTGCAGGCGGTGCGCGGCGTGTCCTTCACGCTGGCCGCCGGGGAGATGCTGGCGCTGATCGGCCCGAACGGGGCGGGGAAATCCACCTGCTTCAACATGCTGAACGGGCAGGTGCGGCCCGACGCCGGGTCGGTGCGGCTCCTGGGCCGCGAGATCGCCGGGCTGCCGCCGCGGGCGGTGTGGCGGCTGGGGGTGGGGCGCACCTTTCAGATCACCGCCACCTTTGCCGGCATGACGGTGGCGGAGAACGTGCAGACGGCGCTGCTGTCCCATCACCGCCGCCTGCTGGGCTGGTGGCGCCCGGCGGCCCGGCTGTACCGGGACGAGGCGATGGACCTGCTGGCGCGGGTGGGCATGGGGGGCCAAGCCGATCGCCCGGCGGCGGTGCTGGCCTATGGCGACCTCAAGCGGCTGGAACTGGCGCTGGCGCTGGCCAACGGGCCGAAACTGCTGCTGATGGACGAACCCGCCGCCGGCATGGCCCCGGCGGAGCGGGAGGCGCTGATGCACCTGACCGCCGGCGTGGCGCGGGAGCAGGGGGTGGCGGTGCTGTTCACCGAGCACGACATGGACGCGGTGTTCGCCCACGCCCACCGCATCATCGTCATGCACCAGGGCGCGCTGATCGCCGAGGGCTCCCCCGCCGCCGTGCGTGCCGATCCCCAGGTGCAGGCGGTCTATCTCGGCTCCGGTGCCCTGTTCGGCGGAGGTAAGCCATGA
- a CDS encoding ABC transporter permease: MGFLLSQFLSGLAQASSLFLVASGLSIIFGVTRIVNFAHGSFYMIGAYVACWVALTVESAAGFWGGIAAGAVAAGALGAVMERGLLRRLYRSPELFQLLATFGVVLVVQDAVLALWGPEDLLGPRAPGLTGRVRLWGQPVPLYDLFLMALGPVVFAGLWLLFHKTRLGVLVRAATEDREMTAALGVNPSHLFTAVLFLGCLLAGLGGALQIPRGSVNLHMDMTMVVDAFVVVVVGGLGSVGGAFLAALLIGQLQAFGILIFPEITLVLVFLVMAVVLVLRPYGLLGRPPVEARGGEAGPVLRPAPPWAGWMAVGAVAALACVPLVAGDYALVVLTETLILVLFAASLHLLMGPGGMVSFGHAAWFGLGAYAAALVVRHAGLGLGAGLPAAPLLAAAGALVAGWFCVRLSGVYLAMLTLAFAQILWSVAFQWTAVTGGDNGVLGVWPSGPFAARWAYYELTLVLVVAGVVALRRVVFAPFGWALRAGRDSPLRAEALGIDVRRNQWVAFTAAGAFAGLAGGLDAFAKGSVFPTHLDIPTSVDGLVMVLLGGVQTLAGPLVGAVVFHGLETEMLRHVPYWRAVLGGIIIVLVLAFPQGIVGALTRRFGRSHES, translated from the coding sequence GTGGGCTTCCTCCTGTCCCAGTTCCTGAGCGGGCTGGCCCAGGCGTCGTCGCTGTTTCTGGTGGCGTCGGGCCTGTCGATCATCTTCGGCGTCACCCGCATCGTGAACTTCGCCCACGGCTCCTTTTACATGATCGGGGCCTATGTGGCGTGCTGGGTGGCGCTGACGGTGGAAAGTGCCGCCGGCTTCTGGGGCGGCATCGCCGCCGGGGCGGTGGCCGCGGGTGCCTTGGGGGCGGTGATGGAGCGGGGGCTGCTGCGCCGGCTCTACCGCTCGCCGGAACTGTTCCAGTTGCTGGCCACCTTCGGCGTGGTGCTGGTGGTGCAGGATGCGGTGCTGGCGCTTTGGGGGCCGGAAGACCTGCTGGGGCCGCGGGCACCGGGGCTGACCGGGCGGGTGCGGCTGTGGGGACAGCCGGTGCCGCTCTACGACCTGTTCCTGATGGCGCTGGGGCCGGTGGTGTTCGCCGGCCTGTGGCTGCTGTTCCACAAGACCCGTTTGGGCGTGCTGGTGCGCGCGGCGACCGAGGACCGCGAAATGACCGCGGCGCTGGGCGTGAACCCGTCGCACCTGTTCACCGCCGTGCTGTTCCTGGGCTGCCTGCTGGCCGGGCTGGGGGGGGCGCTGCAGATCCCCCGCGGCTCGGTCAACCTGCACATGGACATGACCATGGTGGTGGACGCCTTCGTCGTGGTCGTGGTCGGCGGCTTGGGCAGTGTGGGCGGCGCCTTTCTCGCCGCGCTTCTGATCGGGCAGCTGCAGGCGTTCGGCATCCTGATCTTCCCGGAAATCACGCTGGTTCTGGTGTTCCTGGTGATGGCGGTGGTGCTGGTGCTGCGCCCCTATGGCCTGCTGGGCCGCCCGCCGGTGGAGGCGCGCGGGGGGGAGGCCGGACCGGTGCTGCGCCCCGCACCCCCATGGGCCGGGTGGATGGCCGTGGGGGCCGTGGCCGCGCTGGCGTGCGTGCCGCTGGTGGCCGGGGATTACGCGCTGGTGGTGCTGACCGAAACCCTGATCCTGGTGCTGTTCGCGGCCAGCCTGCACCTGCTGATGGGGCCGGGGGGCATGGTGTCGTTCGGGCACGCGGCGTGGTTCGGGCTGGGGGCCTATGCCGCCGCCCTGGTGGTCAGGCACGCCGGGCTGGGGCTGGGCGCCGGTCTGCCGGCGGCGCCGCTGCTGGCCGCCGCGGGGGCGCTGGTGGCCGGGTGGTTCTGCGTCCGGCTGTCGGGGGTATATCTGGCCATGCTGACGCTGGCCTTCGCGCAGATCCTGTGGTCGGTGGCGTTCCAGTGGACGGCGGTTACCGGCGGCGACAACGGCGTTTTGGGGGTATGGCCGTCGGGACCGTTCGCGGCGCGCTGGGCCTATTACGAACTGACGCTGGTGCTGGTGGTGGCCGGGGTGGTGGCGCTGCGGCGGGTGGTGTTCGCGCCGTTCGGCTGGGCGCTCAGGGCCGGGCGCGATTCCCCGCTGCGGGCGGAGGCGCTGGGCATCGACGTGCGGCGGAACCAGTGGGTGGCCTTCACCGCCGCCGGGGCCTTCGCCGGGCTGGCCGGCGGCCTGGACGCCTTTGCCAAGGGCAGCGTGTTTCCCACCCACCTCGACATCCCGACCTCGGTGGACGGGCTGGTGATGGTGCTGCTGGGCGGGGTGCAGACGCTGGCCGGGCCGCTGGTGGGAGCGGTGGTGTTCCACGGGCTGGAGACGGAGATGCTGCGTCACGTTCCCTATTGGCGCGCGGTGCTGGGGGGCATCATCATCGTGCTGGTGCTGGCCTTCCCCCAGGGCATCGTCGGCGCCCTGACCCGCCGTTTCGGCCGGAGCCACGAGTCATGA
- a CDS encoding ABC transporter substrate-binding protein produces the protein MSILSRLSIQGFRAALAVTLAAAAPALAADPIRIGEINSYTGLPAFTIPYRQGWELAVAEINAAGGLLGGRMLEVVSRDDGGKPEDAVRTANELIANEKVALLTGTYFSHIGLAVADVAARNKVLFLAAEPLTDAIIWAKGNPYTFRLRPGTAMQAGMLVEDAARLSARRWATVAPNYEYGQAAVAAFKEKLKAKRPDVEFVAEQWPAQGKIDAGATVQALAAAKPDAIFNVTFGPDLAKFVREGTTRGLFDGRAVVSLLTGEPEYLVPLKDEAPEGWIVTGYPWDQVKTAEHVGFLTAYRNKYNDFPRLGSVVGYTAVKTIAAAIAKAGSTDTPALLDAMKGLSVESPFGIISYRAADHQSTMGAFVGTTAVKNGVGTMVDWRYADGAAFLPPEAEAATLRPAE, from the coding sequence ATGTCGATTCTGTCCCGCCTGTCGATCCAGGGGTTCCGCGCGGCGCTGGCCGTCACGCTGGCCGCCGCCGCGCCGGCGCTGGCCGCCGACCCCATCCGCATCGGCGAGATCAACAGCTACACCGGCCTGCCGGCCTTCACCATCCCCTACCGTCAGGGCTGGGAGCTGGCGGTGGCGGAGATCAACGCCGCCGGCGGCCTGCTGGGCGGGCGGATGCTGGAGGTGGTCTCCCGCGATGACGGCGGCAAGCCCGAAGACGCGGTGCGCACCGCCAACGAGCTGATCGCCAATGAAAAGGTGGCGCTGCTCACCGGCACCTACTTCTCCCACATCGGGCTGGCGGTGGCCGATGTGGCCGCGCGCAACAAGGTGCTGTTCCTGGCCGCCGAGCCGCTGACCGACGCCATCATCTGGGCCAAGGGCAACCCCTACACCTTCCGCCTGCGCCCCGGCACGGCGATGCAGGCGGGGATGCTGGTGGAGGATGCGGCCAGGCTGTCAGCCCGCCGCTGGGCCACCGTCGCCCCCAATTACGAATACGGGCAGGCCGCCGTCGCCGCCTTCAAGGAAAAGCTCAAGGCCAAGCGCCCCGACGTGGAATTCGTCGCCGAGCAATGGCCGGCCCAGGGCAAGATCGACGCCGGCGCGACGGTGCAGGCGCTGGCCGCCGCCAAGCCCGACGCCATCTTCAACGTCACCTTCGGCCCCGATCTGGCGAAGTTCGTGCGCGAGGGCACCACCCGCGGCCTGTTCGACGGGCGCGCCGTGGTCAGCCTGCTGACCGGGGAGCCGGAATATCTGGTGCCGCTGAAGGACGAGGCGCCGGAAGGCTGGATCGTCACCGGCTATCCGTGGGATCAGGTGAAGACGGCGGAGCATGTGGGCTTCCTCACCGCCTACCGGAACAAATACAACGACTTCCCCCGGCTGGGCTCGGTGGTGGGCTACACCGCCGTGAAGACCATCGCCGCCGCCATCGCCAAGGCCGGATCGACCGATACGCCGGCCCTGCTGGACGCCATGAAGGGCCTGAGCGTCGAAAGCCCGTTCGGGATCATCTCCTACCGCGCCGCCGACCATCAATCGACCATGGGCGCCTTCGTCGGCACCACGGCGGTCAAGAACGGGGTCGGCACCATGGTCGATTGGCGCTACGCCGACGGCGCCGCCTTCCTGCCGCCGGAGGCCGAGGCCGCCACGCTCCGCCCGGCGGAATAA
- the dksA gene encoding RNA polymerase-binding protein DksA, translating into MSSLLPKDYQPSEDEEFMNPVMREYFRQKLLRWRADLLAESNETLQSLSEGGILEPDIADRASAETDRALELRTRDRERKLIAKIDEALQRIADGVYGYCEETGEPIGVRRLDARPIATLSLEAQERHERMERTQRDD; encoded by the coding sequence ATGTCGTCGCTTCTGCCCAAAGACTACCAGCCGTCGGAAGACGAGGAGTTCATGAACCCGGTGATGCGGGAGTATTTCCGGCAAAAGCTGCTGCGGTGGCGTGCCGATCTCCTCGCCGAGTCCAACGAGACCCTGCAAAGCCTGTCCGAAGGCGGCATTCTGGAACCGGACATCGCCGACCGCGCGTCGGCGGAAACCGACCGGGCGCTGGAACTGCGCACCCGCGACCGCGAGCGCAAGCTGATCGCCAAGATCGACGAGGCGCTGCAGCGAATCGCCGATGGCGTCTACGGCTATTGCGAGGAAACGGGGGAGCCGATCGGCGTCCGCCGCCTCGACGCCCGCCCCATCGCCACCCTGTCCCTGGAAGCCCAGGAACGGCACGAGCGGATGGAACGCACCCAGCGCGACGATTGA
- a CDS encoding flagellar assembly protein FliX encodes MKVEGSGSVRGGGSVRRTGKTDGTAGSGFAKQLSGDGSSVQGPGATAPLGGVAHVASVLAAQEVDDATARASRGKMRAKEMLDKLEEIQHGLLAGTLPSQKLVELARVVNSRKVQVDDPKLAEVLDEIDLRAQVELAKLQQNV; translated from the coding sequence ATGAAAGTAGAAGGCTCCGGTTCTGTACGCGGCGGCGGTTCGGTCCGCCGCACCGGCAAGACGGATGGCACGGCCGGCAGCGGTTTTGCCAAGCAGCTCAGCGGTGACGGCTCCTCGGTCCAGGGGCCGGGCGCCACGGCGCCGCTGGGCGGAGTCGCCCATGTCGCCAGTGTGCTCGCCGCGCAGGAGGTGGACGACGCCACCGCGCGGGCCTCGCGCGGCAAGATGCGCGCCAAGGAAATGCTCGACAAGCTGGAGGAGATCCAGCACGGCCTGCTGGCCGGGACGCTGCCGTCGCAAAAGCTGGTCGAGTTGGCCCGCGTGGTCAACTCCCGCAAGGTTCAGGTGGACGATCCCAAGCTGGCGGAGGTGCTCGACGAGATCGACCTGCGCGCGCAGGTGGAACTGGCCAAGCTGCAGCAGAACGTCTGA
- a CDS encoding flagellar basal body P-ring protein FlgI has product MLSKTTRRPFAFRSGIRRACALALAALLLVPATLPAPALAASARIKDVVEVEGVRANMLIGYGLVVGLNGTGDSLNNSPFTEQSLTGMLERMGVNIRGANLRTKNVAAVMVTATLPAYAAQGTHIDVTVGAMGDAKSLLGGTLLVTPLLGADGEVYAVAQGPIAVSGFAASGQGASVTRGVPTAGRIASGAVVEREIQFSLAELPVIRLSLRNPDFTTAQRVAAAINTQLRGQLAQATDPSSVLLRVPDGRRGDVVRLMTEIEQLRITPDQIARVVVDEKSGVIVMGENVRISTVAIAQGNLTIRITETPQVSQPGPFSDGQTAVVPRTDIQVDDQSNNRLAVMPSGVTLQELVQSLNALGVGPRDMIAILQSIKAAGALQADIEVI; this is encoded by the coding sequence ATGCTGTCGAAAACGACCCGCCGCCCCTTCGCCTTCCGTTCCGGCATCCGCCGTGCGTGCGCGCTGGCCCTGGCCGCCCTGCTGCTGGTTCCCGCCACCCTGCCGGCGCCCGCCCTGGCCGCATCCGCCCGTATCAAGGACGTGGTGGAGGTGGAAGGGGTGCGGGCCAACATGCTGATCGGCTATGGGCTGGTGGTGGGTCTGAACGGCACGGGCGACAGCCTCAACAACTCCCCCTTCACCGAGCAGAGCCTGACCGGCATGCTGGAGCGGATGGGGGTGAACATCCGCGGCGCCAACCTGCGCACCAAGAACGTGGCGGCGGTGATGGTCACCGCCACCCTGCCCGCCTATGCCGCCCAGGGCACCCACATCGACGTGACCGTCGGCGCCATGGGCGACGCCAAGAGCCTGCTGGGCGGCACGCTGCTGGTGACCCCGCTGCTGGGCGCGGATGGGGAGGTCTATGCGGTGGCCCAGGGCCCCATCGCCGTGTCGGGCTTCGCCGCGTCGGGCCAGGGCGCCAGCGTCACCCGCGGCGTGCCCACCGCCGGGCGGATCGCGTCGGGTGCGGTGGTGGAACGGGAGATCCAGTTCTCCCTGGCCGAGCTGCCGGTGATCCGCCTGTCGCTCCGCAACCCCGACTTCACCACCGCCCAGCGGGTGGCGGCGGCCATCAACACCCAGCTTCGCGGGCAACTGGCCCAGGCCACCGACCCGTCGTCGGTGCTGCTGCGGGTGCCGGACGGGCGGCGGGGCGACGTGGTGCGGCTGATGACCGAGATCGAACAGCTTCGCATCACCCCCGACCAGATCGCCCGCGTGGTGGTGGACGAGAAATCCGGCGTGATCGTGATGGGCGAGAACGTGCGCATCAGCACCGTCGCCATCGCCCAGGGCAACCTGACCATCCGCATCACCGAAACCCCGCAGGTCAGCCAGCCCGGCCCGTTCAGCGACGGCCAGACCGCCGTGGTGCCGCGCACCGACATCCAGGTGGACGATCAGTCCAACAACCGGCTGGCCGTGATGCCGTCGGGCGTGACGCTCCAGGAGTTGGTACAAAGTTTGAATGCGCTGGGAGTAGGCCCGCGCGACATGATCGCCATTCTGCAATCGATCAAGGCCGCCGGGGCGCTGCAAGCGGATATCGAGGTGATCTGA
- a CDS encoding rod-binding protein yields MDTALSYTSSLPAPRLPADVERLRASSGGSFRAGLADSFAAASAGAKVIAPLDESKIDPAKRAQLRKSAEEFETQFIGQMFSPMFDTVDVDETFGGGQGEEMFRSFLTTEYAKQTQKRGGFGLADSVYRELLRAQEASHGQG; encoded by the coding sequence ATGGATACGGCCCTCTCTTATACCAGCAGCCTTCCCGCACCCCGTCTTCCGGCGGATGTGGAGCGGTTGCGGGCGTCGTCCGGCGGCTCCTTCCGGGCGGGCCTGGCCGACAGCTTCGCCGCCGCGTCGGCCGGGGCCAAGGTCATCGCACCGCTGGACGAGAGCAAGATCGACCCGGCAAAACGTGCCCAGCTGCGCAAATCCGCCGAGGAGTTCGAGACCCAGTTCATCGGCCAGATGTTCTCCCCCATGTTCGACACCGTGGATGTGGACGAGACCTTCGGCGGCGGCCAGGGCGAAGAGATGTTCCGGTCGTTCCTGACCACCGAATACGCCAAACAAACCCAGAAGCGCGGCGGCTTCGGCCTTGCCGACAGCGTTTACCGCGAGTTGCTGCGCGCCCAGGAGGCCAGCCATGGACAAGGTTGA
- a CDS encoding flagellar basal-body protein yields the protein MDKVDIRSTPGKPKATPANLPKNAQERAAALTGLMDRLSEHLDTEAAAVVARRPAAELAELARSKQPMILVCEELSRILRVDRDGMAALPAEIKAGLREATRRLTIATAENAATLQRMSGAQQVLVNTLVDATNRYRRTQPGVAYQQAVPRPNGPTTVFATPKHGPATAATLNTRL from the coding sequence ATGGACAAGGTTGATATCCGCTCCACCCCCGGCAAGCCCAAGGCCACCCCCGCGAACCTGCCCAAGAACGCCCAGGAACGGGCCGCCGCCCTGACCGGGCTGATGGACCGCCTGTCCGAGCACCTGGACACGGAAGCCGCCGCCGTCGTCGCCCGCCGCCCCGCCGCGGAACTGGCCGAGCTGGCCCGCTCCAAGCAGCCCATGATCCTGGTGTGCGAGGAGCTGTCGCGCATCCTGCGGGTGGACCGCGACGGCATGGCGGCCCTGCCTGCCGAGATCAAGGCCGGGCTGAGGGAAGCGACGCGCCGCCTGACCATCGCCACCGCCGAGAACGCCGCCACGCTTCAGCGCATGTCGGGGGCGCAGCAGGTTCTGGTCAACACGCTGGTGGACGCCACCAACCGCTACCGCCGCACCCAGCCCGGCGTCGCCTACCAGCAGGCGGTCCCCCGGCCCAACGGCCCCACCACCGTGTTCGCCACCCCCAAGCACGGCCCGGCCACGGCGGCGACCCTGAACACCCGGCTGTAA
- a CDS encoding flagellar hook-length control protein FliK: MEIQSSTQGFSFDTLGSAGGQSGTKDDMFAQMIARMMDTSSAKRQENTQQADSRRAARSASQDDQDARAADRSRAAKTSAEKTAADKAEAGKANAERASAERAADKADARTRLTGRSDAIPAQPADTPAPAPRTAETERPVPARTDAGKPAPDKPAAKPATKADSGKPADKPSAGEDAAAPKAAAPTDETTPDDTAADPALDGEILTGAAADDDASKTVVIEAQVTIVETTVEVITPTQHFAMTMAQGTGTLSVSADDGGQATDADAMTAKAADPAAAQTAAAGTLPAGARPMAAPLDGKAPHLPADAKPQDAAAKTDAPSPDTPGLIPADALPTDDSVELPESIAGLFQNAGQGSGAVKDAAAKGQGGAGGNPHGQQPQQQPFADPAALNPQGTATAQATASATRTAFEAVAATVGADTAQPLAATRDAAAADPTQAVMAPIDGVKTTAAAEGIRPAAAMHPSRGTAAMPQGVPDQISVNIQKAVKDGKDHFSIRLNPEDLGRIDIRLEIAQDGRLQANISVEKAQTLELLQRDQRSLESALNGAGLKADSDSLNFSLHSDGKPFADENNPQDGGRRGRGRGSADPDEQAEQDAAIIHTLTLGPGRFDVRV, from the coding sequence ATGGAAATCCAGTCCTCAACCCAGGGCTTTTCGTTCGACACCCTCGGGTCCGCCGGCGGCCAGTCGGGGACCAAGGACGACATGTTCGCCCAGATGATCGCGCGCATGATGGACACCTCCTCCGCCAAGCGGCAGGAGAACACCCAGCAGGCCGACAGCCGCCGCGCCGCCCGCTCCGCCAGCCAGGACGACCAGGACGCCCGCGCCGCCGACAGGAGCCGGGCCGCCAAGACCTCCGCGGAGAAGACCGCCGCCGACAAGGCGGAGGCCGGCAAGGCCAACGCGGAACGGGCCAGCGCCGAACGGGCCGCCGACAAGGCCGACGCCCGCACCCGCCTGACCGGGCGGTCCGACGCCATCCCGGCCCAGCCGGCGGACACCCCCGCCCCGGCCCCCCGCACCGCCGAGACCGAACGCCCGGTCCCGGCCCGCACCGATGCCGGAAAACCGGCCCCGGACAAACCCGCCGCCAAGCCGGCCACCAAGGCCGACAGCGGCAAGCCAGCCGACAAGCCCAGCGCCGGTGAGGATGCGGCAGCCCCCAAGGCCGCCGCCCCCACCGACGAGACGACCCCCGACGACACCGCCGCCGACCCGGCCCTGGATGGAGAGATCCTGACCGGCGCGGCGGCGGATGACGACGCATCCAAGACCGTGGTGATCGAGGCGCAGGTCACCATCGTCGAGACCACGGTGGAGGTGATCACCCCCACCCAGCACTTTGCCATGACCATGGCCCAGGGCACCGGCACGCTGTCGGTGTCCGCCGATGACGGCGGCCAGGCCACCGACGCCGACGCCATGACGGCCAAGGCCGCCGACCCGGCCGCCGCCCAGACGGCCGCCGCCGGCACCCTGCCCGCCGGTGCCCGGCCCATGGCCGCCCCCCTGGACGGCAAGGCCCCGCACCTGCCCGCCGATGCCAAACCCCAGGATGCCGCGGCCAAGACCGACGCCCCCTCCCCGGACACCCCCGGCCTGATTCCCGCCGACGCCCTGCCCACCGACGATTCGGTGGAACTGCCGGAAAGCATCGCCGGCCTGTTCCAGAACGCGGGCCAGGGCAGCGGCGCGGTGAAGGATGCGGCGGCCAAGGGCCAGGGCGGGGCCGGCGGCAACCCCCACGGCCAGCAGCCGCAGCAGCAGCCCTTCGCCGACCCCGCGGCGCTCAATCCGCAGGGCACCGCCACGGCCCAGGCCACGGCGTCCGCCACCAGGACGGCGTTCGAAGCGGTGGCCGCCACCGTGGGGGCCGACACCGCCCAGCCGCTGGCCGCCACCCGTGACGCCGCCGCCGCCGATCCGACGCAGGCGGTGATGGCCCCCATCGACGGCGTGAAGACCACCGCCGCCGCCGAGGGCATCCGCCCCGCCGCCGCCATGCACCCGTCGCGCGGCACCGCCGCCATGCCCCAGGGCGTGCCCGACCAGATCAGCGTGAACATCCAGAAGGCGGTGAAGGACGGAAAGGATCATTTCTCCATCCGCCTGAACCCCGAGGATCTGGGCCGCATCGACATCCGCCTGGAAATCGCCCAGGACGGCCGGCTGCAGGCCAACATCTCGGTGGAAAAGGCCCAGACCCTGGAACTGCTCCAGCGTGACCAGCGCAGCCTGGAAAGCGCGCTGAACGGCGCCGGGCTGAAGGCCGACAGCGACAGCCTGAACTTCAGCCTGCACAGCGACGGCAAGCCGTTCGCCGACGAAAACAACCCACAGGACGGCGGACGCCGGGGCCGCGGGCGCGGGAGCGCGGATCCCGACGAACAGGCCGAACAGGACGCCGCCATCATCCACACCCTGACCCTGGGGCCCGGCCGCTTCGACGTCCGCGTCTGA
- a CDS encoding flagellar hook assembly protein FlgD, with product MTTVNTNNYGASTPTTTKNNSNKTDDTKTTDNKTTSGKDTSSALSNLSQNYTSFLKMLTTQLQNQDPTKPMDANEMTSQLVQYSMVEQSISTNSKLDKLLTLQQQSTASTNLAYLGRTVIYKGDEFNYNPEGQIPSLSYNLETSAKSVEVKIIDSNNKTVRTLKGETTAGVDHVVTWDGKDDSGNQVSAGNYTINVVPTGQTTDEYIKRTTYTYGTVSGVQYNTNGEMEVVANGLAIPVSELKSVH from the coding sequence ATGACCACCGTCAACACCAACAACTACGGCGCCTCGACGCCGACGACGACCAAGAACAACAGCAACAAGACGGACGATACCAAGACCACGGACAACAAAACCACGTCGGGCAAGGACACCTCCTCGGCACTGTCCAACCTCAGCCAGAACTACACCAGCTTCCTGAAGATGCTGACCACGCAGCTTCAGAACCAGGATCCCACCAAGCCGATGGATGCGAACGAGATGACCTCTCAGCTCGTTCAGTATTCGATGGTGGAACAGAGCATCTCGACCAACAGCAAGCTCGACAAGCTGCTGACCCTGCAGCAGCAGAGCACGGCGTCCACCAACCTCGCCTATCTGGGCCGCACGGTCATCTACAAGGGGGACGAGTTCAACTACAACCCCGAGGGCCAGATCCCCAGCCTGTCCTACAACCTGGAAACCTCGGCCAAGAGCGTCGAGGTGAAGATCATCGACTCCAACAACAAGACCGTCCGCACCCTGAAGGGTGAGACCACCGCCGGCGTGGACCATGTGGTGACCTGGGACGGCAAGGACGATTCCGGCAATCAGGTGTCCGCCGGCAACTACACCATCAACGTCGTTCCCACCGGCCAGACCACCGACGAGTACATCAAGCGCACCACCTACACCTACGGCACCGTGTCGGGCGTGCAGTACAACACCAACGGCGAGATGGAAGTGGTCGCCAACGGTCTCGCCATCCCGGTGTCGGAGCTGAAGTCGGTCCATTGA
- the sciP gene encoding CtrA inhibitor SciP: MSSRDFDHSDDGSVGASGIGPGGRPMTELDLPPPDTKRWVMRRKAEVVAGVRSGLISLEEACRRYTLSVEEFLSWQRLIDSHGVRGLRATRLQDYRNDAAPVRVRGPVMSGPAE, translated from the coding sequence ATGTCATCTCGCGATTTTGACCACAGCGACGATGGCTCCGTTGGAGCATCGGGCATAGGACCGGGCGGCCGCCCCATGACGGAACTGGATCTGCCTCCCCCCGATACCAAACGGTGGGTGATGCGCAGAAAGGCCGAGGTGGTGGCCGGCGTCCGGTCCGGGCTGATCAGTCTGGAAGAGGCATGCCGCCGCTACACCCTGTCGGTCGAGGAATTCCTGTCGTGGCAGCGGCTGATCGACAGCCACGGCGTGCGGGGCCTGCGCGCCACCCGCCTGCAGGACTACCGCAACGACGCGGCCCCGGTGCGGGTGCGCGGCCCCGTGATGAGCGGCCCGGCGGAATAA